The Niastella koreensis GR20-10 genome includes a window with the following:
- a CDS encoding L-histidine N(alpha)-methyltransferase: MNNSICSSQSNVKNLPKETVAKNSQQFYEDVLEGLSQYPKKLPSKYFYNAAGDRLFQQIMHSADYYLTRCELDIFTTRLPEMTKLLIKEGTPFDLIELGPGDCYKSIHLMKALTKQQATFNYLPIDISGAVLDLINTTLPALLPGMPIIPLHGEYFRMLSKANKHSANRKVVLCLGSNIGNMSMMESHAFCQDLRRHLDPGDLVIMGFDLVKNPNMIRMAYNDRDGITSQFNLNLLKRINHELGGNFNLDDFEHYCSYEPETGACKSFLVCLEDRTVRIRDTTISFKKNEYIWMEISQKFTQEQVDDLALKNGFKPVSNLMDSKQWFVDACWVVL, encoded by the coding sequence ATGAATAATAGTATTTGTAGCAGTCAATCTAACGTTAAAAACCTGCCAAAGGAAACCGTAGCTAAGAATTCCCAACAGTTTTATGAAGACGTACTGGAAGGGCTTTCACAATACCCCAAAAAACTTCCTTCAAAATATTTTTATAATGCAGCCGGCGACAGGCTTTTTCAGCAGATCATGCATAGTGCCGATTATTACCTCACCCGGTGTGAGCTGGACATCTTCACTACCCGGCTACCGGAAATGACGAAGCTGTTGATAAAAGAAGGGACGCCTTTTGACCTCATTGAACTGGGGCCGGGAGATTGTTACAAATCTATTCATTTGATGAAGGCGCTCACTAAACAGCAGGCAACTTTCAACTATCTCCCGATAGATATTTCCGGCGCTGTGCTCGATCTTATAAATACCACGCTGCCTGCCCTGCTACCCGGCATGCCGATCATTCCTTTGCATGGCGAGTACTTCCGCATGCTTTCAAAAGCAAATAAACACTCCGCCAACCGGAAAGTGGTTTTATGTTTGGGCAGTAATATCGGCAATATGAGCATGATGGAAAGCCATGCGTTTTGCCAGGACCTGCGCAGGCATTTAGACCCCGGCGACCTGGTGATCATGGGTTTTGATCTGGTAAAGAATCCTAATATGATCAGAATGGCTTATAACGACCGGGATGGAATTACCAGCCAGTTTAATCTTAACTTGCTGAAGCGGATCAACCACGAACTGGGAGGGAATTTCAACCTGGATGATTTTGAACATTATTGTAGTTATGAACCTGAAACAGGTGCATGCAAAAGCTTCCTGGTATGTTTGGAAGACAGGACCGTCCGGATAAGGGATACCACCATCTCGTTTAAAAAAAATGAATATATCTGGATGGAAATTTCGCAAAAATTTACCCAGGAACAGGTCGATGACCTGGCGTTGAAGAATGGCTTTAAACCGGTAAGTAATTTAATGGATAGCAAGCAATGGTTTGTCGATGCCTGTTGGGTGGTTCTTTAA
- the egtB gene encoding ergothioneine biosynthesis protein EgtB has translation MNTLLHQYQAVRKHSEHLCRNLKTEDYVVQPVVDVSPPKWHLGHTTWFFETFILQTVKGYREFDPMYNFVFNSYYESVGVRVVRTDRGNLSRPSVEDIYNYRKYVDNAMHSLLQAQLSADLTGLIVLGLNHEQQHQELLATDIKYILGNNPLQPAFEVEKTSQVHDPEKSWVTMESGLYEIGYAGDGFCFDNELGRHTVYLPAYRIATMPVTNREYLVFMQEGGYKQHQFWHAEGWDWVKNNKVSAPMYWHAIDGEWWCYQPSGLQLLQPHDPVCHISFYEAAAYAAWKGMRLPTEFEWEAAAPKFPWGKRWEWTNSAYLPYPGFVRAAGAVGEYNGKFMVNQMVLRGASEVTPEGHSRITYRNFFHAPLRWQYTGIRLAEHY, from the coding sequence ATGAATACATTATTACACCAATACCAGGCAGTGAGGAAACATTCGGAACACCTTTGCAGAAACCTTAAAACAGAAGATTATGTGGTGCAGCCCGTGGTGGATGTTAGTCCGCCCAAATGGCATTTGGGGCATACCACCTGGTTTTTTGAAACATTCATCTTGCAAACGGTTAAAGGCTACCGCGAGTTTGACCCGATGTACAATTTTGTATTCAACAGCTATTATGAATCGGTAGGGGTTCGGGTTGTTCGTACAGACCGGGGTAACCTGAGCAGGCCCTCCGTAGAAGATATTTATAATTACCGGAAGTATGTAGATAACGCCATGCATAGTTTGTTACAGGCACAGTTATCGGCAGACCTCACCGGGCTTATTGTTCTTGGGCTTAACCATGAACAGCAACACCAGGAACTGCTGGCTACAGATATTAAATATATTTTGGGTAATAATCCGTTGCAGCCCGCATTTGAAGTAGAAAAGACGAGCCAGGTTCATGATCCTGAAAAAAGCTGGGTAACCATGGAAAGTGGACTGTACGAAATAGGATATGCCGGCGATGGTTTTTGTTTTGATAATGAATTGGGTCGGCATACGGTTTACCTGCCTGCTTACCGCATTGCAACCATGCCGGTCACCAACCGCGAATACCTGGTGTTTATGCAAGAGGGTGGTTATAAACAACACCAGTTCTGGCATGCGGAGGGCTGGGATTGGGTAAAGAACAATAAAGTGTCGGCGCCTATGTACTGGCATGCAATCGATGGGGAGTGGTGGTGTTATCAGCCATCGGGGCTACAGTTGTTACAGCCACATGATCCTGTTTGCCACATCAGTTTTTATGAAGCGGCAGCTTATGCTGCCTGGAAGGGGATGCGATTGCCTACTGAATTTGAATGGGAAGCGGCTGCGCCGAAGTTTCCCTGGGGAAAGCGTTGGGAATGGACGAACAGTGCTTACCTGCCGTATCCCGGTTTTGTAAGAGCAGCAGGGGCCGTTGGCGAATACAATGGCAAGTTTATGGTAAATCAAATGGTGTTGCGCGGCGCATCTGAAGTTACGCCGGAAGGACATAGCCGCATAACCTATCGCAATTTTTTTCATGCGCCCCTGCGCTGGCAATATACGGGCATCCGCCTGGCTGAACACTACTGA
- the lpdA gene encoding dihydrolipoyl dehydrogenase: MKKYDALIIGSGQAASPLATKLAAKGWEVALVEKEHIGGTCINEGCTPTKTMVASAKNAFQARRAKEYGLTTGNVQIDMQAIINRKKGVVDRFRNGLQQSLEKQEHIDLLWGEAFFTGNKQIAVTGKDGKTQSYTAGHIFINTGARPAIPPIPGIDGVPYLTSTTIMELQTVPEHLVIVGAGYVSIEFAQMFRRFGSNVTILNRSTGLLAREDTDVSDGLQSILEEEGINIIRNINVEAVSKDTGGIITLTTNDNAHRTITASHVLIATGRRANTDKLQLEKTGVETDKNGYIKVNEKLETTVPGIYALGDVKGGPAFTHISYNDYLVVYKNIIEQQNVTINNRPVPYCVFMDPEMGRVGLNETEAKEQQLPYKVAKLPMNYVARATEAGEPKGFMKAIVHAQTDKILGVVVIGAGGGELMSLLQIAMLGGVTASQLAENIFAHPTYAESINNLFNTIA, from the coding sequence ATGAAAAAGTATGATGCTTTGATCATAGGTTCGGGCCAGGCTGCCAGCCCGTTGGCCACCAAGCTGGCTGCCAAAGGCTGGGAAGTTGCCCTGGTAGAAAAAGAACATATCGGCGGCACCTGCATCAATGAAGGGTGTACGCCTACCAAAACAATGGTAGCGAGTGCAAAGAACGCCTTTCAGGCAAGGCGGGCAAAGGAGTATGGCCTTACAACCGGCAACGTCCAGATTGATATGCAGGCCATCATCAACCGGAAAAAGGGTGTGGTAGACCGGTTCAGAAATGGGTTACAACAGTCACTCGAAAAACAGGAACATATCGACCTCCTTTGGGGAGAAGCTTTTTTTACCGGTAATAAGCAGATCGCTGTTACCGGTAAAGATGGTAAAACGCAATCGTACACGGCCGGTCATATTTTTATCAATACAGGCGCACGCCCCGCCATTCCACCCATACCGGGTATCGACGGTGTGCCTTACCTTACCTCTACTACCATAATGGAATTACAAACAGTACCGGAACACCTCGTGATCGTTGGCGCCGGTTATGTGTCCATAGAATTCGCGCAAATGTTCCGGCGGTTTGGCAGTAACGTTACCATCCTTAACCGGTCAACTGGTTTGCTGGCAAGAGAAGACACAGATGTGTCGGACGGGCTCCAGTCGATCCTGGAAGAAGAGGGGATCAATATTATACGAAACATAAACGTGGAGGCTGTCAGTAAGGATACAGGCGGCATTATTACATTGACCACAAATGACAACGCGCACCGAACTATTACCGCCTCTCATGTATTGATTGCCACGGGACGCCGTGCCAATACCGATAAGCTTCAATTGGAAAAAACGGGGGTGGAAACAGATAAGAATGGTTATATTAAGGTGAATGAAAAACTGGAAACAACTGTTCCGGGCATCTATGCGCTGGGGGATGTAAAAGGCGGCCCCGCATTCACCCATATTTCTTACAACGATTACCTGGTTGTTTATAAAAATATTATTGAACAACAGAACGTCACTATCAATAACCGGCCTGTTCCTTATTGTGTTTTCATGGACCCCGAAATGGGACGTGTAGGATTAAATGAAACGGAGGCCAAAGAACAGCAGTTACCGTATAAGGTAGCTAAGCTGCCTATGAATTATGTGGCGCGGGCTACTGAAGCCGGAGAACCCAAAGGGTTCATGAAGGCGATCGTACATGCGCAAACCGATAAAATCCTGGGCGTGGTGGTCATTGGCGCCGGTGGTGGTGAACTGATGTCATTATTGCAAATTGCCATGCTTGGCGGGGTTACGGCCAGTCAGTTAGCCGAAAATATTTTTGCCCACCCCACTTATGCAGAGTCCATAAACAACCTCTTTAATACAATCGCATGA
- a CDS encoding MFS transporter produces the protein MKTVALNSAAGRWVMIATIVASAMGYIDMTGLNVVLPALQKGLNATGPDLFWILNGYLLMMASLILIGGALGDKLGRKKVFMVGITVFIAGSALCGFAGSITALVLFRIIQGIGGAMMIPGSLSLISSSIDEKQRGKAIGIWSASSTIFTMGGPMLGGALADAGLWRYIFFINVPLGIATLIILHFKVNENREDDRKGLDLWGAGTLASGLTLLTFGFLRIPIAGFHQLTVYLSLAGGIIFLILYLVIEKRSSHPMMPLSLFSNPLFSGTNTLTFFLYAGLSASTLFLSLNLVQVQGYSQFQSGLTFLPFTILMAAASGFVGGLSDKYGSRFFLIAGPLITGIGQLLLSLVTKTDGAHQYFVTFFPGILLLGLGMTLTVTPLTSTVMGSVSKHFSGIASGVNNAMTSISRVVANAVFGALAIVFFSAALQHGMDNTTLNPTKKNIVFAQASNLGNAAVPPELAAQQSTIKQLYQESFITAYAKIQRISAGLSFFAALMTIVFIRKKVPATPS, from the coding sequence TTGAAAACAGTTGCCTTAAACAGCGCCGCTGGCCGATGGGTCATGATTGCCACTATTGTGGCTTCTGCCATGGGGTATATAGATATGACCGGGCTTAATGTGGTGCTGCCTGCGCTTCAAAAAGGGCTTAACGCCACAGGCCCCGACCTTTTCTGGATCCTGAACGGTTACCTGTTGATGATGGCTTCCCTGATCCTGATCGGCGGCGCACTGGGCGACAAACTGGGGCGCAAAAAGGTGTTCATGGTGGGGATCACTGTATTTATTGCCGGGTCTGCACTTTGCGGATTCGCCGGCAGTATAACAGCCCTTGTTCTTTTCAGAATTATCCAGGGCATCGGCGGGGCCATGATGATCCCTGGCAGTCTTTCGCTTATCTCTTCTTCTATCGACGAAAAACAACGCGGGAAAGCTATCGGCATCTGGTCTGCCTCTTCTACCATATTTACGATGGGCGGCCCCATGCTGGGCGGCGCACTGGCCGATGCAGGTCTTTGGCGGTATATCTTTTTCATCAACGTTCCCCTTGGTATTGCCACACTTATCATCCTTCATTTTAAAGTAAATGAGAACCGCGAGGATGACCGTAAGGGCCTCGACTTATGGGGCGCCGGCACCCTGGCCAGCGGGTTAACGTTATTGACGTTCGGTTTTCTTCGCATCCCGATTGCCGGTTTTCATCAGCTAACCGTTTATCTTTCTTTAGCGGGCGGAATCATTTTCCTGATCCTGTATCTCGTTATTGAAAAAAGGAGCAGCCACCCCATGATGCCGCTAAGCTTATTTTCCAATCCTTTGTTCAGCGGCACTAACACCCTCACATTTTTTTTATATGCCGGTCTTAGCGCGAGCACGCTTTTTCTTTCCCTGAACCTCGTGCAGGTGCAGGGTTACTCCCAGTTTCAATCAGGGCTTACCTTTTTACCTTTCACTATTCTTATGGCTGCAGCATCGGGTTTTGTAGGCGGACTGTCTGACAAATACGGCTCGCGCTTTTTTTTGATTGCAGGTCCTTTGATCACCGGCATTGGGCAACTTCTGCTCTCATTGGTTACCAAAACCGATGGCGCCCATCAATACTTTGTTACTTTTTTTCCCGGCATCCTGTTGCTGGGTTTGGGTATGACGCTAACAGTTACGCCACTTACCTCGACGGTGATGGGATCTGTTTCCAAACATTTTTCGGGGATTGCTTCCGGTGTAAACAATGCCATGACCAGCATTTCGAGAGTGGTGGCCAACGCCGTATTCGGCGCACTGGCCATTGTATTTTTCTCAGCAGCCCTGCAGCACGGTATGGATAATACTACGCTGAACCCCACCAAAAAGAATATTGTTTTTGCACAGGCATCCAACCTCGGCAACGCCGCCGTTCCACCGGAACTGGCTGCGCAGCAAAGCACCATTAAACAACTTTACCAGGAAAGTTTCATTACCGCCTATGCGAAAATTCAACGCATCAGCGCCGGTTTAAGTTTTTTTGCAGCCCTGATGACGATTGTTTTTATCAGGAAGAAGGTGCCTGCTACGCCATCTTAA
- a CDS encoding DUF6515 family protein: protein MLFRVLSSLHVVLLLIISCARIAVQAQRGRGRPAGGGGQQPMHGGATQHTMPHRNTRPAINNNNIDNRNTDRSKNINNATRNSNNTNISGNTVNINVDRSHDVNVVNNRNTVVRTNNIATYRRPPYVYSGARYYCYHPYIYHPYRPFYWGAAWHPWGFFVATLAVTAIVVSVENEKYHYDQGVWYAQSGGGYTVVQAPVGATVTTIPSGSK from the coding sequence GTGCTGTTTCGTGTCCTCTCCTCTCTGCATGTTGTTCTATTGCTGATTATCTCCTGCGCCCGTATTGCGGTTCAGGCACAAAGAGGGCGGGGGCGTCCGGCAGGCGGCGGAGGCCAGCAGCCTATGCATGGCGGCGCCACACAGCATACCATGCCCCACAGGAATACAAGGCCTGCTATTAATAATAACAACATTGATAACAGGAATACAGACCGCAGTAAGAATATAAATAACGCCACGCGCAACAGTAACAATACTAATATAAGCGGTAACACGGTTAATATAAATGTAGACAGAAGCCACGATGTTAATGTGGTAAACAATCGAAACACGGTGGTGCGAACCAATAATATTGCCACCTACAGAAGACCACCCTATGTATATAGCGGGGCGCGGTACTATTGTTATCATCCTTATATCTATCATCCGTACAGACCTTTTTACTGGGGAGCCGCCTGGCATCCCTGGGGATTCTTTGTAGCCACACTGGCTGTTACCGCAATCGTAGTTAGTGTTGAAAATGAAAAGTATCACTACGACCAGGGTGTTTGGTATGCACAATCAGGAGGGGGGTATACGGTTGTACAGGCGCCGGTAGGCGCTACTGTTACAACCATCCCTTCTGGTAGTAAGTAG
- a CDS encoding HD domain-containing protein: protein MNYLNGIEKVEQFVTAMYNATESPRFPYHNLAHTQLVVLKATEIARFYNFDQLGIFTVQAASWFHDVGHLFGYFENHEDASVLKMQTFLQLADVDEQIIDMIKRCILATKPGASPALLIEQIMCDADTYHFGTAWFRKTNEFVKEELELRKIKLPANWVAASLQLLQRHTYKTTYCQDVLAEGKEENIRWLQSMLKKEL, encoded by the coding sequence ATGAACTATTTGAACGGGATAGAGAAGGTTGAACAATTTGTAACTGCAATGTATAACGCAACCGAAAGCCCCAGATTTCCTTATCATAATTTAGCACATACACAATTGGTAGTACTGAAGGCTACCGAAATTGCCCGGTTTTATAACTTCGATCAGTTGGGCATCTTTACTGTACAGGCTGCTTCCTGGTTTCATGATGTAGGTCATTTATTTGGATATTTCGAAAATCATGAAGATGCGAGTGTATTAAAAATGCAGACCTTTTTGCAATTGGCGGATGTGGATGAACAAATAATTGACATGATAAAAAGATGTATCCTGGCAACCAAACCCGGCGCTTCACCGGCGTTGCTGATAGAGCAGATCATGTGCGATGCGGATACCTATCATTTTGGAACTGCCTGGTTTCGCAAAACCAATGAGTTTGTAAAAGAAGAACTGGAATTGCGCAAGATAAAATTACCGGCCAACTGGGTGGCCGCAAGCCTTCAACTGCTTCAACGGCATACTTACAAAACAACTTATTGCCAGGATGTGCTGGCGGAGGGCAAGGAGGAAAACATCCGGTGGTTGCAGTCGATGCTGAAAAAGGAATTATAG
- a CDS encoding DUF6515 family protein, with protein MVENLPEGGEEVKVGNQTYVKIGETNYQPVQIDGKNKYEVVQVEPDK; from the coding sequence GTGGTAGAGAATCTCCCCGAAGGTGGGGAGGAAGTAAAGGTCGGCAATCAGACTTATGTTAAGATAGGCGAAACCAATTATCAGCCGGTACAGATTGATGGCAAAAACAAATATGAAGTGGTGCAGGTTGAGCCCGATAAATAA
- a CDS encoding ABC transporter ATP-binding protein, whose amino-acid sequence MISIQQVSKLYGTKAAVDQVSMEIASGEHLALLGASGSGKTTLLRMINRLIEPTGGTISIGGKDITTQPAHLLRRDIGYVIQASSLFPHYTVEENISVIPNLLKWDRSKTTARVTELLAKVQLPDAYRTRYPHQLSGGEAQRVNLARALAASPPVLLMDEPFSALDNITRTAVRQLFKELEELKSKTIIMVTHDVQEAFEMGNTIALLQDGKLLQKGKPDELLYRPVNEEVKKFLEGSSLSVAMATIPAGEIWQWLQNQNNKKA is encoded by the coding sequence ATGATCAGCATCCAACAGGTGAGTAAACTGTATGGAACGAAAGCTGCAGTAGACCAGGTATCCATGGAAATAGCATCAGGTGAACACCTGGCGTTACTGGGCGCCAGCGGCAGCGGTAAAACAACGCTGCTGAGAATGATCAACCGGTTGATTGAGCCAACGGGTGGCACGATCTCTATTGGCGGAAAAGACATTACAACGCAGCCCGCCCATTTGTTACGGCGTGATATTGGTTATGTGATCCAGGCAAGCAGCCTTTTCCCACATTACACGGTAGAAGAAAATATCAGTGTGATCCCAAACCTCTTAAAATGGGACCGGTCAAAAACAACGGCGCGGGTAACCGAATTACTCGCAAAAGTACAATTACCTGATGCATACCGCACCCGCTATCCGCATCAATTGAGCGGCGGGGAAGCACAGCGGGTGAACCTGGCGCGGGCATTGGCTGCCAGTCCGCCGGTGCTGCTTATGGATGAACCGTTCAGTGCATTGGACAACATTACCCGCACTGCTGTTCGCCAGTTGTTTAAAGAACTGGAAGAACTGAAAAGCAAAACGATCATCATGGTAACACACGACGTGCAGGAAGCTTTTGAAATGGGGAATACGATCGCCTTGTTGCAGGATGGAAAACTGTTGCAAAAAGGTAAACCGGATGAGTTGTTATATCGCCCCGTCAATGAAGAAGTGAAAAAGTTCCTGGAAGGGAGCTCGCTGTCCGTCGCCATGGCCACCATACCCGCTGGCGAGATCTGGCAGTGGCTGCAAAACCAAAATAACAAAAAGGCATGA
- a CDS encoding ABC transporter permease/substrate-binding protein encodes MNGSQNLWRFIAEHWQKLLEQTVQHIGLTLISIMLAIVIGVPAGIYVARKTKLAAPVIGITAVFQTIPSIALLGFLIPLAGIGPTPAIIALFLYGLLPIVRNTYTGIIGIDANIREAAIAMGMTPGVRLLKVELPLAMPVILSGIRTATVINVGVATLAAYIAAGGLGEFIFGGISLNNTNMILAGAIPAALLALLLDFLLSLLQKIKLKKLSAAFITVPLLIAVSSFYLTPGIRHTGLLAGFTPEFMGRKDGYLDLRSVYGLQMHPVVISDAVMYKAAYEKKLDVISGYSTDGRIKAFDLGTLIDDKHIFPPYYAAPIVRTGVLQQYPELEGVLNMLTGRINDSIMTGLNYRADYLHQEPEKIAEDFLKAQGIWKTPRGGKKGVVHIGSKIFAEQYILSNMYAMLIKGYTDLDVETKTGLGGTKICFEALRNGHIDLYPEYTGTGLLVVLQTDNATTARLIQDKDAVYRYVYEQFLQQYNIKWLQPIGFNNAYALMMRQTQMKQLAIANISDLVKLTAKP; translated from the coding sequence ATGAACGGTTCACAAAACTTATGGCGTTTTATAGCAGAGCACTGGCAAAAATTGCTGGAGCAAACCGTTCAGCATATCGGCCTGACGCTGATCTCCATTATGCTGGCTATAGTCATTGGCGTGCCGGCAGGCATTTATGTTGCCCGCAAAACAAAACTGGCTGCTCCTGTAATTGGCATCACTGCCGTATTTCAAACCATTCCCAGCATTGCCCTGCTGGGCTTCCTGATTCCATTAGCCGGCATTGGCCCCACACCTGCCATCATTGCTTTGTTTTTGTATGGGTTATTGCCGATAGTTAGAAATACCTATACCGGCATTATCGGTATCGATGCAAATATCAGGGAGGCGGCCATTGCTATGGGAATGACCCCGGGTGTCAGGCTATTAAAAGTAGAATTGCCATTGGCGATGCCCGTGATCCTGTCGGGGATCAGAACGGCTACCGTGATCAATGTAGGAGTAGCCACACTGGCCGCTTACATTGCAGCTGGCGGCCTCGGTGAATTTATCTTCGGTGGTATTTCGCTGAACAATACCAATATGATCCTGGCCGGCGCTATCCCTGCTGCCTTGCTGGCCCTGTTACTCGACTTTTTACTATCCCTGCTGCAAAAGATAAAACTTAAAAAATTGTCTGCGGCATTTATAACTGTACCGCTGTTGATCGCTGTCAGTTCATTTTACCTCACACCCGGCATCCGGCATACCGGGTTGCTGGCTGGTTTTACACCGGAGTTTATGGGCCGTAAAGATGGCTATCTCGACCTGCGGTCGGTGTATGGCCTGCAGATGCACCCGGTAGTGATCAGCGATGCTGTAATGTACAAAGCGGCGTATGAAAAAAAGCTGGACGTGATCAGCGGGTATAGTACTGATGGCCGCATCAAAGCCTTTGACCTGGGTACGCTCATAGACGATAAACATATTTTTCCGCCTTATTATGCGGCGCCCATAGTAAGAACAGGGGTGCTGCAGCAATACCCAGAACTGGAAGGAGTGCTGAATATGCTAACGGGCAGGATCAACGATTCTATTATGACCGGGCTGAATTACCGGGCCGATTACCTGCACCAGGAACCGGAAAAGATTGCGGAAGATTTTCTAAAAGCACAGGGTATCTGGAAAACGCCGCGCGGCGGGAAAAAAGGAGTGGTGCATATTGGTTCAAAAATATTTGCGGAGCAATACATCCTGAGCAATATGTATGCTATGCTCATAAAAGGCTATACCGATCTTGATGTAGAAACAAAGACGGGTTTGGGCGGCACCAAAATATGTTTTGAAGCGCTCAGGAATGGCCACATCGACCTGTACCCCGAATACACAGGAACAGGTTTGCTGGTAGTGCTGCAAACAGACAATGCCACTACAGCCAGATTGATACAGGATAAAGATGCGGTATACAGGTACGTATACGAACAATTCCTGCAACAATATAACATCAAATGGTTACAACCGATCGGGTTCAATAATGCGTATGCGCTGATGATGCGGCAAACGCAAATGAAACAACTGGCTATTGCCAATATTTCAGATCTGGTAAAACTAACAGCTAAACCATGA
- a CDS encoding response regulator transcription factor, with protein MNKIKVLLVDDEPVLASIIKESLEMREFIVHIALNGIDGWNQFRELKPDLCIIDVVLPRKDGFSLVSEIRLVDDKVPIMFLTARTETEDVIRGFEIGADDYMKKPFSMEELILRLKVLVRRRVGGFSPRSDPSEETTIGRFLFNSRRMELSRDREIIQLSQREAELLQLLSDSKNSLLDRKTALIKLWGKDDIFSARSMDVYITRIRKYFRLDSSVEIVNIRGKGYSLIERS; from the coding sequence ATGAATAAAATCAAGGTATTATTGGTTGATGATGAGCCTGTGTTAGCGTCTATCATCAAGGAATCACTGGAAATGCGGGAGTTTATCGTTCATATTGCATTAAATGGCATAGATGGCTGGAATCAGTTCCGTGAACTGAAGCCAGACCTCTGTATCATTGATGTGGTACTACCCAGGAAAGATGGTTTTTCACTGGTATCTGAAATTCGCCTGGTAGATGATAAAGTACCGATCATGTTTCTCACTGCAAGAACAGAAACGGAAGATGTGATCAGGGGTTTTGAAATTGGTGCAGATGATTATATGAAGAAACCCTTTTCCATGGAAGAACTGATCCTGAGATTGAAGGTGCTGGTAAGGCGGCGGGTTGGCGGGTTCAGCCCCCGTTCAGATCCTTCGGAGGAAACAACCATTGGCCGCTTTTTGTTTAATTCCCGCAGAATGGAATTGAGCCGGGACAGGGAAATAATTCAATTATCACAACGCGAAGCGGAGTTGTTACAATTGTTGAGCGATTCAAAAAACAGTTTGCTCGACAGGAAAACGGCGCTTATAAAATTGTGGGGAAAGGATGATATTTTTTCTGCAAGAAGTATGGATGTATATATAACCCGGATAAGGAAATATTTCAGGCTGGACAGTTCTGTTGAAATTGTAAATATCCGGGGAAAAGGCTATAGCCTCATAGAGCGTTCATAG
- a CDS encoding VOC family protein, protein MGTLTFQKVFNTFSVDDLDKAFDFYTGKLNLDVSRTPMNTLTLNIPGNQNGMMIYEKDNHEPATYTVLNFGVKDVEAAVDELTARGVVFEQYDNGPLKTDKKGISRGDGPVIAWFKDPAGNFLSVIENN, encoded by the coding sequence ATGGGAACACTTACTTTTCAAAAAGTATTTAATACTTTTTCAGTTGATGATCTTGATAAAGCCTTCGACTTTTATACCGGCAAGCTTAACCTGGATGTTTCCAGGACGCCCATGAATACCTTAACTTTAAATATTCCCGGCAATCAGAATGGCATGATGATCTACGAAAAAGACAACCACGAGCCTGCCACCTATACAGTGCTTAACTTTGGCGTGAAAGATGTGGAAGCGGCCGTTGACGAACTAACGGCGCGTGGTGTTGTTTTCGAACAATATGACAATGGTCCCTTAAAAACCGACAAAAAGGGCATCTCCCGGGGCGATGGACCGGTTATAGCCTGGTTCAAAGATCCGGCAGGTAACTTTCTTTCTGTTATTGAAAATAATTAA